A window of Magnolia sinica isolate HGM2019 chromosome 13, MsV1, whole genome shotgun sequence genomic DNA:
TGCAAATCATGAAAAAACCACCTATTTCGATGCAAATCCAGCGTTCCATCCCAAGCAAAAAAACGATGAGGAAGTTGATAGTAATGCCACACAAGAATCAAACCCGTTCTAGTGTGGGCCTCATTTACTCCGGATATTAGGTGAAAGGACCAGCAACATTATACATAATATATGTGTATACTCAGCTGTACAAATTTCCTACAACATATTATCATTCGCTTATTAAGAACGGGTGCTCGAAATTTCCTAATACCTGCTATTGATGGGACTTTCCTATCTCCTCTGGaagttgaagcatttgattgcaaAAGCGAAAATCACAGCAAATATCACACAGAAACCCGCCACCATAAACCCAGCTATGCCCAAGTAGTCGTGCCGGAATCCAAAGTGTTCCTTGAGAAACTGTCTTATTGGCACAGGTCGATTCCCATCCCAGAGCTTCATGGGTTCATCAACATCACCGTATTGGGATGTCAGAAGGCCGTAGAGACTCCAGGCTATGGGGTTTGCCCAGTAataccatctccaccatccaggcaACCTCTGTAAAGAACAAGATATTAGCCAACTTCTCAAACGGAAAATTACAATTGCCTCTTCCAGATCTACTGAGTAGAAACCGCAAGCTGATAGAAAAGCAAATTAACAACACTTTATGAGAGAATAACGGAGAATGTGTCCTCGACCAAGTTTTCATGTTTCTGTTAAAGGATGAGACTAGTTTATTGTGCAGATGGGAGAAAATAGCTCTAAATACAGTACAACAATGCAACATGGACACAAGGTGTTATGGGGGACAACACTATAAACTGAAAGGTGAATGTGTCTTTTGAAATATAATGTATTGTTACAACCACATTGAAGCCATGATGACTCAGTTTCGGGCCGATTTTTGGTTGGTTTTGGACATTACATCTCAGTTTCAGCTAGGCACTAACTCATACCATGAAACCAATATTTAATTCCTTGACTCCATCAGAACAGAACTCCACCTGGCAGCAAGTGCACTGGCCGCTGCGCATCCTGTGTAAGGGTGGATTGATATCAGGTGGGCAACCAATCTCAAACTTCTGCCAAGTTACCATGAAAATTCCCCGGTCTGAATCTTGACCAACCTGTGAATAGCTCCAATTGGATATAGAATGATGAAGATCCAATTGAAATAGTTTGTACATTTGCTATAAACCGAACACCCAGTAAGGAAGGAAATTTTGATTATAGCTACATGGCTTGAAAGGAGAATAAGAGGTAGACCTAGGGACACAGATACACGTGGTCAAATGGGTGTTGACGACTTTTTCACATATGTAGGACCTTGGGATGTTTTGGTGAAATAAAATTGTAAAGCCAACTCCAAATATCAggaacaaggctatgatgattacAATGTTATTACATGTGAAATGATATATACATAGATGTTTGTTAATTGAACATGAGCGAACTCTGCCCATAAACACCGAGAAACACATGTGAATATGGAACACGTGAGATTTgggctttccatcaggtgggttccacttgttggatcttctgGCATAACAACAGGCCATTTCGCACCTCAAGTTGGCCAGTTAATAGAATATAATTAATGGCCAAAAAATTTTATTTCAACCATCAATGTACTtggtacattgtggcccacctgagtaaaaACAGTAATATTTTAGGCAGAAGATCTAAGCATTGTTTCCAACTAAACGGAAAGAGCTTAGATCCCGCACGTGTCTGTGTGTGAGTGTCATCATAGCTTTATCCCAACTATTTTTGGTTGGGCATGTTGGAATTTTTTGATGCAACAAAACTTAAGTTTTTCAAATTTccaaatttaaataattaaccCCAAGATCCCCGTCTTTGATAATCTCAaatttcaaaaacccaaaacctatgatgattgatgaataattTAAATCTTACCCAAACGGAATGTGCAATATAGAAACTTACCGTGACAATCCCGATCTCCCAACATAGGAACTCTCTCCCCGATCTATCCAAAAAAGGAGTGAGAGCTCCATGTCAGTCCCAGAGTAGGGTCGGTCCTGGAGTAGGGCCAAGGAGACATGTCCACACGTAGGTGGATCCCACGTGCACGTGTGATGGAGAtgaacacacactctctctctctctctctctctctctctctctctctataaaatCTTTTCTCTCTCTAGGTGACGCCCAAGTAGGGTCCAAGCTCTCTCTGACTAGGGATCTCTCCTCTCTAGGGTAAGATTTATTTATAAGGAGGGATTAAGGTTCCCGGAATGTACGACTTATGATATTCCAGTACCATACAGTTTTCCATAGTCCCCACACATGTCCATGCATGTACATATGATCCAATTCTTCTACTGCTATGGCCATCCAAACAAGACCTTATGCCCATGCCAGTCAAGTAGTGGACCATCAGTCTATCATCAAGTGCAGTCAAAACACTTTTAACGATCAAAAAcaaaatttcaatggttgaaaaaCTTTGAACAACCTTTTAAAACCTTGTAAGTGCAGGCAAAACACTTTTGATGGTCAAAAATATAATTTCGATGGTTGAAAATTTTTGAACAACCTCGTGAAACCTTGTAATTGTTGGACCTAGTAGAAAACCCACTTGATGAACCTCTGATCTCTTAGATCCCTTCCATGAATACATTCCTAGGAAACCAATAGATCACTTGCTGGGCCATGCAAGAATCAACAGACCCTGACAGATGCACCCAACCACACCCACTTTTATTCGTCACACAGTAGCCTCATAAAGAGAGCCAAAAAAACATATAATGAAAACCCTAACCCTTACACATCCTCAAGTTAAAGAATTGATCAAGTTCCAATGAAAAGTCCATCATAGTCTAGGCAAATAGACCCCCAAAATAATGAATTGACCTCAATCCACCAATGCCATTGCCAAAAGCTCCAATAAAATCAAATATCCAGGGCACACTCACACCCCCATAGGGGGTAGGGCAAAGGTATACCAACTCTAGGTCATACTCGATGGTGGAGACTTTACATCCCGACCCAAGTCAGCCCTCTCATCATGTGATGACTAAAGCACAGGTTTGTCTTAAACCTGTGATGAGTACAGTATAATAGGGTACTGAGATCAATGGCCTACAACTCTCCCTTGGTCAGTAATCAttatgtccaatctcaagttcccaaGGACAACCAGAGGAATCACTCCATTTAACCGATATTCATGTATGTTTAAGGTCACACTGCATATTAACTACGGCATAGCAATCTGTCCCATTAGGACACCTAGTTATCATGATCTATGGCTAAGATCATTACTATCGCATCCATATGGGCTAGTGGATTGGGCTCACACTGGTTTTTTAGGGACCAACTCCAAAAGGCCTTACAAATCTTGGTTCACCAATCATCGGGATTTAAAACAGGAATTCTTATGGTTGCTTGGCAAGAGTTTGACAACCAGCTACCACCTAACATCAATACTTATCACTCATCCGGCTATGGACCAGCTGGCACATCACTACCAGGCGTGTTTCCAATATAATGAAGTAGAATAATATTGAAAATATGTTAGCCAACTGATCCAGCAATACGCATGGAGACTGGGGATAGTTTTGGGGTTGTAAAGCAATGAAAATGAACTTTAACAAGGGTATTTCAGGAAAATGTCATCTAGGTAGGAATGCATATCTATGTTCTCATGGATCATGGATGGGAGGAGTAAAAATATAAACAGTAGGCATGCCATTACAAGTTTGCAATGTAAGAACAGGTGGAAGGAGTTTTGGGAATGAACTGTATGAATATGTAAATACAATTGCAGATTTGCAATGCAGTGTATGAAGAATAGGGTTAGGATCACAATCCAGTCACAATTTGTAATATAATGGCCAGAGCATGTAAGAAGAAAATTTAACGAAATCAATGAACTTAGCATCCAAGTATTCATTTTATGATAGTAAAGATAAGTGTGAAAAACAACAGGAAAAAGTACTTCAATCTTTGTTCTTGATTGTCGAACTGACAAATGCCCCACATGCAAACACGCATTATGATACCCAGATGGTTCAAATCATGTTATGATACCCAGATGGTTCAAATCCCTTGTGTAGCCAGGTCAGATATGACATAGCATGGGTAAAGGCATGGTATTGGTGCAGATAGGGGCTGAACCTTGCACTAATATTTTATATTGAAAATATATTCCAATTATATAAGTGCTTCAGAATGAACATGGTATTagtaaaatcataaaaacacTAAATgtataaccaacacctaaactcATACCCAATACTCATATCCAAGGAACACAGGATTCATATCAAACATAATATTTCTTTATGTTTGATAGACCTAGACTTGTACTAAACATATTCTTTTAGTAGTGTCCTTACTACACAGCCCAATACCTAAGAAGTGGTTGACCTACTCAGTGCATGACCAAGTTGACCAAGTTAGGCTGGGGTCTAATAAGCTTTGTGTATTTCAAGTTGCTgacagggagggagggagggaggtccAATGATGAATAAACAATGACTACCACACAATCTTGAAAAATACATCTAGGACACCAAACAAGAACAACTAGCTGTTGGTGAGGCACCAAGCAAGGAGCAGTAAATTCCCAGTTCATTACCTTGTGTGGGATCATGAATCCACAGAAGAGGTTCCACAGCATGTAAAACGGTGCAGCAATGATGGGCGCCACGCTATGATTGGGTGTGACCGCGGTAGTCATCATGCCAAAAAATGTGAAGTACAGCAACGTACAGTACATAAAGAATATGTACCAGAGGAATTTCTCTATGGCCCATTCAAACGAGGCCATGGAGTAGAACACACTGCCATAAATAAGTGTCTGTACAAACACATAGGGAAACTCAATTGCAACCTGCCCACACAAAGATAGCACAGTTAACTGATGAACGCATTGGGGTTGCATAAAATGAAGTATGAATATGGAAAAGCCAAACCTGGGCAAATGCAAATGGTAGAGCTGAATACATCCCTGCAGCTCTCTCTCGGTATGAAACAAATCTCTCGATGGAGACAACAGGCTGAACGGCTGTTGCATTGGTAATTCCAATGAATAGGACTGCTGCATACATGGATCCCATGGCGTTCATGACATCCTGCTGGTTCTCCCTATAAAAGTGAATGCAAGCTATCAATATATTGTCCTAGAATATTACTCGATGTTCTAGGAGAATAATATACATTCACAACCATTAGTACAGAAGGATGGAAGGAAAAAGGAGACAGATTTAGGACCAACATGCGTGATTGCTTCCACGTGTTTAGATGATTACAAATAGACAATCAGCATGTATCTTTTTCCGTCAACAGAGCCAAGAGCATCAATTGAAGAACCCCAAGATATTCCTCATTCGCAGACCAATAAAATATATGAACCGAACACTCAATAAATCAATCCAGTGTAAGACCTCCAAGAAAACAATACTGCAGTAAGCAAAAGATTGAGAAAAATAGTTTTGAGGGGAAACCTTTTAGAACCAAATCTCCAACAAATTGATCCAAACATCAACGAAATGATGACCGTATAGAAGAAGCGGACTGCAGTGTATTGTGGGTTCCTCCAGTAAGACAGATTTTGCTTCCAAAGACAAGCAAGAAATTGGACAAGAAATGGTTGGGAATACTTGGTTGGGAAACTTAAATCTTTGGTGTCCCCATTTGGCCTGCTTAGCCTTTCAACCAATTCTCTGTTCTTCCTGAAACAGTGGAGGCAAGCATTGTAAGCAGAAGGCTTGCTCATCAAAACACCACCAATATCCCATGAAAAAGCACACTTACTGGAAGAGATTAGATCTCCGGTAAACTTCAGCAAAGTCCACACCAAGGCGACTTTCTTGTGCTGTAGAAGTAACTTCTAGCATCCATGCAGCTGGGTTATATCCAGGCCGAATTTTAGGCACTCCTTCAATTGCCTATACATTCAATTTTCAAACAGAACAAACTTAAGTAATGCATAAGCAGCATACTCATTTTCCCCATCGAAATTATGCGTGCAATAACTTACGTACATAGAGGATATGACATGTACAGTATCCTTGGGCCCTGAAATTTCAACTAATTGTCTCTCCATGACTAAGAGAGATCTTCCAGTGGAAGCCATCTCTCCTAATACAACTGACACAAGTTGTCTACTGAACCACCGAAAGACCACTTAGATCAACGTACATATTCTTTATAGAGTTCACTGATTTTCTAAGGTATACCCTATCGATGACACTCACTCATGCAAAGTGTCACATTTTAATGGTCCATGCAACAAGTTGCTCGATCTGCTCAGTGCCGTTTAACACCACATAAAGTAGGGCCTACAGTTTGTTGATCAACTCCATTTACCTGATGgaacccactgtggatggaccatgtcctaaaatctCTCCAGTGGGAAAATCCTAACCTTTTTACTGTGAAGTGCAAATAGACTGTTAAGTGGAAAAACAACAATCCTCCACATTCAACAGAAAAAAAAGAGGCAAGGATATGGCCAGCATCTTTCAATCTGTAATAtctttggggcatggtccattgcCAGTGGCGCTCACCAGAACAGTCtcgatcaccaaaccatgggccccatctGTCAGTACTCAGGAATACTGTACATATCCTCCAGCCAAGGATCATATAAATCTTCTTTCAGATATAATAAGTAAACACAATCTTACCTCAAAATACTCAACAAGCTTGTGAGAATTGGTACCCAATGGACCAGCATAAATAAGCTGCCCTCCACGCTTCATGAACAGTAGCTGTTTATGAAAAAGAAGATTTGCAGAGGAGACTAAGTAGCCGCAATTTTAATACATTTTTGAAAATGAGGACTCACTAAAAGGAAAAACTGAGTTCTAAATTTTAACAAATGGCATAATTGTTTCTCGCAAAAGAAGAGGGAAAGACCTCATCAAAAGATTCAAAAATGTCTATGCTCGGCTGATGGATGGTGCACACAATTGTTCTCCCAGTATCCACAATATTCCTAACAGTTCTCATCACAATGGCTGCAGACCTGGCATCCAATCCTGATGTGGGTTCATCCATAAACACGATAGATGGATTGGCAACAAGCTCCACTGCAATTGTCAACCTTTTGCGTTGCTCTGTGGACAACCCATCAACACCGGGTAGACCAACAAGGGCACCACTTAATGGAGTGAGTTCAACAAGCTCCATCACTTCTTCCACAAAAACCTGCAAATCCGTAAATAAATAATATTCCATGACAAAGTCATATACTCAAAGCTACAGTGATAAAAGTTGAGATTTACCCTTTGCGTTCCCAAGTCAACATCAGACGGTAACCGGAGCCACGCGGAGTACAAAAGTGATTCAAGAACAGTCATGCATGGTGAGTGGACGTCATTCTGCTCACAATAGCCGGAGATTCTTGCAAAAGTTTCTTGGTTTTTTGGATGCCCGGCAATAGTTATGCTCCCTTCTATGAGTCCACCAGTTTTTCTACCAGCTAAAACATCCATGAGGGTAGTTTTGCCAGCACCACTGACACCAACCAATGCAGTAAGCACTCCAGGTCTAAATGCTCCAGTAACATTAATCAACAACTGCAAGCGGTCTTCTAAGATACCCTGCTGCTTCAGTTCCTGCTAGCAATACTGGATAAGAAAGGAAtacttaaaagcttctcaaaatAAGAAGCATATGAGGGTGCATCCATCAACATACCACAGGCACATCCACGTAATAGTTGATATTGCTGAAGCACATGGAAAGAGGTTGAAAGGGAAGAACCATGCCCCTTTGTTCTTTACCAGTTATTCCTGCACCAGAAGTTAAGCAAAGCAGGAATGAAAGCTCAAGCAACACTCTTACACTCtagcaaaacaaaataaaagtaCAGATGGTGAATGCTCAGTTTTACCAACCTTTTAGAGAGCTTGAATGCATATATGATCTGAGCTCAACAGAATGATTTTCTCCTTGTCTTCTTGAATCTCTCTCTCGAAGCTCTTCTTTAGACACCACTGCCTGTGGCTTCCCCAGAGCTGAATGGAATTTGCAAAATACAAACTTATATTTAGCCATCCTTAATATTGAAAATGCTTTTCGAATATGAATTGCTTTCGAAAGAAAAACATTGCTTACGATTGAGGTAAGTCAAAGAGAAGTTAAGTAGGGCATTGAATATGGCTGTGTAACCTAGCAAAGCACCAACACCAATCCAGTACCAGTAACTCTGTCGAAAGAAACCGCGTGCTTTCAACACTACCTCTCCCAATGGCATATTATTAGCATGGTTCCAAACTTTCTGCAGCAACAAATGAAGTATCAGTTGATTCCTATTTTTCAGATTTCATATACAAAAAACCACAAATCCATGACTTGAACAAAATTATTAGTTGACCACTTTGTAGATCCAAAATCTGATTCAGAACTAATACAGCAAAACTCGCGCATAGAACTCATTAAAGTAATCAAAGACATTGGGAGGCTAAGTTCATGGTATATGCTCCTAGAGAAGGTTAATTCAAGCATTTATTCTTATAAGTAAATGCATTAATGACCAATTTTTCAATTTAATGGTGGGTGCACTTCCACAAGCTCCTTCAATTATTGATGCAAGAGGGGTGGTTCCACATCCACAGTGCAGCCTCCTGCAGCAAGGAATCCGGATCCGATAACACTTGATGCAGGAGGGGACTGCGCCAAATTCATGTGCGGCCTCCCGTAGCTTCTGGTGAGCAGCTCTAGCACAAACCGACTGAAACACTTCAAGATTGGGCAATCCACCAGTGTTTCGAGCATCGATTAACAAGAGCAAGAGAAGCGGaattctttcctcttcttctctttctttttctccacGAGAAtcaattttcatttcaaaattctgAAAGCTTCTTACAATCTCTTCAAGATGAGTATTTATAGAACAACTCTAAGTAACATCTAATTAGTCTTGGCGATTAGTGTGCTAATCACAACTAACGCTCAATTAATTAAAACAAACTCCAACAACCTCATAACCTTCCAACTAAAAACTAAGGAcaaaaatgaccaaaataacccCACAAAAGCTCAAAATTACAAAGAACCCTAAATCCCGCAAAAATATAAACAACCATGTGTGGCCCTTCTCTCGATCTCGGTCCTTGAgataagtgaggcccacctagcCTACATCAAACTCCCCCTATTGGGGCAACTCATCCTCGAGTTGCCATCATCATCTCCACTTAGAGAGTTACCACTTGCCACTTTATGGGATGAAATGTTTGACAAACTTACTCTTGTGTATGGACATGAATCAAGAACAAGGTTGAGTATGAGTGCCCGAACGTAGGCCCATGGGGCCCACAATAAAGGGTTTTTTCGTCCTCCAAAGTTGAACACGATAATCCTTTATTGATTTTTTGGCAATCCATCGTTAAATAGGTGGTGATGAAGACATCAATAAAGATTAATAATGAGATATAGTGGTAAAAAAGGACTTGTCCTTGAGTCTCGACCCATGAGGAAATCACCAGACCTAAATTTATCGGTGAGTGGTAGTGTGGCTACACCCAAAGGTCCATTTCCATTGTCGATCATAATGACTCCCTTGAACACTTCTTTAAGGGCGCTCGCCAATTTGGCGAGTTCTCTCAGCTTGGATTGCTACAGCATTAGGAAATTTTTGTGAAGCGCCCAAATTTTGTTGTTGTCATCTTACACTACCTCATCATCCCCATCGTCGtcataacaaaaataaattggATTTCCTAAGAAACTTGGCAAATTGATCAACTCCTCATCAAAGATCAGGTCATGGAATTTTGAGAATCAACTAAATCTGCTTCATCATAACAATCATACACTGGTTCTAAATCTTGAGAATCAAGATCTCCAATTTTAGCTCTATTCACCATCACCTGTTTCACTTTGTCTTGATATATGGATTTCTTGTGAGAAGCGAAAGACCATATGCCCCGAGTCACTGAAGCACTTGAGATTGAGAGTAATGTAGTCAAAATCGTTATCAGAATGCAAATGGTAATAGGGGATGAATTGTATCAAATTAAAAATCGTATCCTAAgtcataagatttttttttccctagAATATTGTAAGCACTTGAGAGTAATGTAGTCAAAATCGCAATCAGATTGCAAATGGTAATAGGGGATGAATTGTATCAAATTACAAATCGTATCCTAAGTCATAAGATTTTTTTTCCTTAGAATAATGTAAGACTCGAGAGTAATGTagtcaaaatcgttatcatattgcaaattgtaataggggttgaattgtATTGAATTACAAATCATATCGTGCGGaaaggtgctcacgtaagaaggtgcgcaagtgagcatctgtgtgtgtgtgtgtgtgtgtgtgtgtgtgtgtgtgtgtctatgcaTGGGCAAGGAGGAGGAGGAAATTATGATGATgaataagaagaaaaggaggGGGAGGAAGcagaagataatgatgatgaatgataagaagaagaagaggaaaggaaataaaaaagatCATATCTTTTTGCCTTGCCCATAATCAGATAGAAAAAAAGAATCTCGATAACGATTCCCGTGTTTGAATGAAATGCGGCGCTGAAGTGCCTCTAAAGATACATGACTAGAATCTACCATTTgttcacctaagagtaatagcgAAGAGAATCACGCTACCTTATACCAAGAATTCCGAGAGTAAGACTAATAGTGAATAGAATCATGTTACCTTAGCCCAAGAATGCCCAAGAAACTCATTTACAGAAGCTGCATTTTGAGCATACATCAAAGGAGAAAACCAGTAACCCCAAATCCACCAGCTCGGGATGCTATCTGTTAAAAttgaaaggaagaaaatgaacaaACAGGTGCTGTTTTAAAGTGATATACATTTAGAAAAGCTCAGGCTTGACCTCTGGTAAGGATAAATCCTCCAAGAACCATGACGACCAACATTGAAAATGATCCAAAGGTATTGGCAACTATCATATTCCGACCCAAGGATGCTGTCAGACGAAATAGAGCTATAGACATCTGgtgcaaaaagaaaaataacaggaACTGCCGAAGGAACCTGCACATCAATACATTGAATGGAATAAGAAAGATATTTCATGTCAACCCCAAAATTTACAAAGAAAATTCCATCATGGCATGAGACAAGTTGCCACCTAGTTATTTGTGGATCAAAGCCAATCACATAGTATGTAACCCCCACCCATATGCCAGACTCTACAAGAGAAGTCGGAATACTTAAGACCCAAGAAGGAAATGCATAAATCCAGCACGGATAGAAGTGCAAGTCCCTATGCTTGTAAATCACTGGAAGCTTGGCTATCAGCATggaaacttctgtgaacccattAAATAGAATCATTATAATTGCAAAATACAAAGCCCCAAGATAGATGACTCCATCATCAACTGAGTTGTGGTGCATTCTCGTCCGGAAAAAAACTGTCATTGTGATCAGAGCAACAAACAGTAGCTGCAAAATAACACCAAGTATTACAAAGAATTTATTGATAGTCCAAAATATTAATCCCAAGCATTCTATTCCAGGTTGAGCTCTCAGAAAATACCACATCGCAAAGCCATATAAATTATAATAACTAGTGAAGAGAAAAGGTAATGATTATGCCAGTCCAGTTTGGTCCTCTATTCGAGGTGCCTCAGCCAAGTATTTACGTTATGCATTTCTAGAAACCTGCTGCACCAATTGCAATCTAGTCACTGAAGAAATCGGTACGGTGTTCATTGAGTCATTCAAGTACATATTAAGattctgaaatttgaaaaatctgttcAAATACTCACTTTCGGAATTCCTAGTCCGTAACCTACTCAAGTATTGCTTATTTGCCAGTCTCTATTGCATTCTGAAAAACATTTTACAAAATACATCCTATTCAAATTCTGCTTTTTGAGTGGTTACATTTCTGATGATTGTTTTGCCCCAGCTTGAAGTTGCTTCTAAGATGAGCTATAATAGCTACAAGGATTTGCTAGCTGCATGCACACCTATCTGCAGAAAAAAAGATTGGTCCAACCATCAAGCAGGCCACATGTATGTGTTGGTAGTGAGCAGCCAGAAATTTTTTTTGAACCATCCATTCTTACCTATAGCAACTTTGTAGGTCCACCTGATGGGATGGACCAACCTGATTATTTTTGTGTGCGGTCAACTTCACAGTGGCAACCAACTCATACACTGGTCAGATGTCCCACACAATATGCTAGGTTGGCATGTGTGCTACAAGAAAAGTTGTGTGTGGTGCTAGCAAGCCTCATTGTACAATGCTCTAGAGTTTGCATACTAGCTCAAGTTTTTAGTTTGTATAACAGggtccatggttcaatgatccaaaccattcacattATAGCACTACAATGGACAGCCCATGAATCAATAATACCCGAGATGGGAAAACCTAACCCTTCAATTGCTAGCCAGCAAATGGATGCTTAACAACAAAAAACACCATAAGTCCACATACAACCAAAAATGGGCCAAAGATCCCACAGTTATGTTCTTACAATCTGGGGGATATTAGGTGCATGCACTATCCATGGTGAGGAAGCCCATCATATGAATAGTTTCGATCATTGAACCACAGGCCCCTGTAAAAACTATAACCTCAGAGCCCGTGCACTATAATATCTCATAGGAGAGTTGGTTTGTCACTCTTTTCTTAGAAGAGAAATGATGAGTGAATTGCCTGAGAACAGATGAAGTCAATTGACATGACGATGTAGCAAACATGTGGATATGAATGATATTTGGCAATTAACTAGGTGTACTGACAGTAAATAATAAATATGCCTGGCTCAGAAATCAGGCCAATTCACCCATTATGTGGACTAACGTTGTAtgaggaaaatggatggttagacatTCACAAAGGCCTATGTTCCAGGAACACATCTTTTGTATGTGAATCACATGGTGTGGACCAGCCTGGATTTGGTACAGACCATATTCATTTTAAACCCCATCTAGTACATGGCCAGATCTCGCACAAGTGTCACATCTGCACACATGTCATgattcacctcttcaatctctacTCATGCAAATCCCTTCAGGATTTCACTCATAGGGATAGCATGGGAGGCCTAACAGGGCAAATcttcaaaagaaatagaaag
This region includes:
- the LOC131223313 gene encoding ABC transporter G family member 31-like — its product is MWNSTESVFSRSSSYRETEDDEEALRWAALERLPTYDRVRKGIFRNVVGDFSEIDVGSLEIEDRKLVLDRLVNAVDEDTELFFDRMRKRFDAVDLEFPKIEVRFQQLKVDAYVHVGSRALPTIPNFIFNMTEAFLRQLRIFPGRRKRLLILDSISGILRPSRMTLLLGPPSSGKTTLLLALAGRLGSGLQTSGCITYNGHGMKEFVPQRTSAYVSQQDWHVPEMTVRETLEFSGRCQGVGIKYDMLLELSRREKNAGIKPDEDLDIFMKALALGGEKTSLVVEYIMKILGLDVCADTLVGDEMLKGISGGQKKRLSTGELLVGPARVLFMDEISNGLDSSTTHQIIKYLRHLTHALDGTTVISLLQPAPETYELFDDIILLCEGQIVYQGPRVAALDFFAFMGFRCPERKNVADFLQEVTSKKDQQQYWSVLDRPYQYVPVVKFAEAFHSFHVGKRLSEELANPFDRRHNHPAALSTSSYGVRRAELFKTSFSWQVLLMKRNSFIYVFKFIQLLFVALITMTVFFRTRMHHNSVDDGVIYLGALYFAIIMILFNGFTEVSMLIAKLPVIYKHRDLHFYPCWIYAFPSWVLSIPTSLVESGIWVGVTYYVIGFDPQITRFLRQFLLFFFLHQMSIALFRLTASLGRNMIVANTFGSFSMLVVMVLGGFILTRDSIPSWWIWGYWFSPLMYAQNAASVNEFLGHSWAKKVWNHANNMPLGEVVLKARGFFRQSYWYWIGVGALLGYTAIFNALLNFSLTYLNPLGKPQAVVSKEELRERDSRRQGENHSVELRSYMHSSSLKGITGKEQRGMVLPFQPLSMCFSNINYYVDVPVELKQQGILEDRLQLLINVTGAFRPGVLTALVGVSGAGKTTLMDVLAGRKTGGLIEGSITIAGHPKNQETFARISGYCEQNDVHSPCMTVLESLLYSAWLRLPSDVDLGTQRVFVEEVMELVELTPLSGALVGLPGVDGLSTEQRKRLTIAVELVANPSIVFMDEPTSGLDARSAAIVMRTVRNIVDTGRTIVCTIHQPSIDIFESFDELLFMKRGGQLIYAGPLGTNSHKLVEYFEAIEGVPKIRPGYNPAAWMLEVTSTAQESRLGVDFAEVYRRSNLFQKNRELVERLSRPNGDTKDLSFPTKYSQPFLVQFLACLWKQNLSYWRNPQYTAVRFFYTVIISLMFGSICWRFGSKRENQQDVMNAMGSMYAAVLFIGITNATAVQPVVSIERFVSYRERAAGMYSALPFAFAQVAIEFPYVFVQTLIYGSVFYSMASFEWAIEKFLWYIFFMYCTLLYFTFFGMMTTAVTPNHSVAPIIAAPFYMLWNLFCGFMIPHKRLPGWWRWYYWANPIAWSLYGLLTSQYGDVDEPMKLWDGNRPVPIRQFLKEHFGFRHDYLGIAGFMVAGFCVIFAVIFAFAIKCFNFQRR